One segment of Triticum aestivum cultivar Chinese Spring chromosome 2A, IWGSC CS RefSeq v2.1, whole genome shotgun sequence DNA contains the following:
- the LOC123187314 gene encoding uncharacterized protein, which yields MSDHIDLNAAAVPQTLASAKRGRGRPRKNPPTPPPAPAPAPAPSNATPTPPAAPDPAASAPALAGSGPSAAFAPKDLVWGKKLSHPSWPGEVLSVASGGTQLLVSFFGEKALAWCDAAQLRPYEAYFTVGELYDGEADDFDAAVDASLDEFSSRVQAALTAADAPASLRRPFVPLDFLASLQDLAADRMGFSNRVQAAITKAHLRAFDEFRALPDPPVYTLELGIANADALAAPSPMDRGRRSAREVNCDSSATPPSRRGRKRKEEVQEADSDEDWDPRKKGASDSDTDVDIGRRRARRGRGSSSAAPRSGGTGRPRGRPRKTDSAAKPSQPAKVKDEEVEEKIEYPSAAELLLQLTSVASDPFNFKGYDSVDVIFSFFSKHKDSKAPSELNDKELLEIFGGKKGRKKSVGSFTKAKHEIEAEQLELETVDGQRGRRKSAGGIYSARKAEDSYWCDIIISDFDDGDTSSDYEGRKRKRVSQNRNGNKKTKQEVAPQDEASTDLPDKKPADGPAALILYFGSAESIPSVDRINNVFRAHGTIIEGQTEITKKSKTAKVVFSNHADAEQAYSTSGKYNAFGPALLTYEIKYLPSAPQIP from the coding sequence ATGTCCGACCACATCGACCTCAACGCCGCCGCCGtcccccaaaccctagcctccgccaagcgcggccgcggccgcccCCGCAAGAACCCCCCGACCCCACCCCCCGCCCCTGCCCCGGCCCCGGCCCCCAGCAACGCCACCCCCACGCCCCCCgcggcgccggatccggccgcctCAGCCCCTGCCCTAGCCGGGTCGGGCCCCTCGGCCGCCTTCGCCCCCAAGGACCTGGTCTGGGGCAAGAAGCTCTCCCACCCGTCCTGGCCAGGGGAGGTCCTCTCCGTCGCCTCCGGCGGCACCCAGCTCCTCGTCTCCTTCTTCGGCGAGAAGGCCCTCGCCTGGTGCGACGCGGCCCAGCTCAGGCCCTACGAGGCCTACTTCACCGTGGGGGAGCTCTACGACGGCGAGGCCGACGACTTCGACGCCGCCGTCGACGCCTCCCTCGACGAGTTCTCCAGCCGCGTCCAGGccgccctcaccgccgccgacgcccccgCCTCCCTCAGGCGCCCCTTCGTTCCGCTGGATTTCCTCGCCTCGCTCCAGGATTTGGCCGCCGACCGCATGGGCTTCAGCAACCGGGTGCAGGCCGCCATCACCAAGGCGCATCTCAGGGCCTTTGATGAGTTCAGGGCTCTGCCTGACCCCCCTGTGTACACCTTGGAGCTCGGTATAGCGAATGCTGATGCTTTGGCTGCTCCTTCCCCCATGGATCGGGGCAGGAGGAGCGCAAGGGAGGTTAACTGCGATTCCTCGGCGACCCCGCCGTCCCggagggggaggaagaggaaggaggaggtcCAGGAGGCCGATTCCGATGAGGACTGGGACCCGCGCAAGAAGGGTGCCAGTGACTCTGATACTGATGTGGACATTGGGCGTAGGAGGGCCCGGAGGGGCAGGGGTAGCAGTAGCGCCGCACCACGCAGTGGCGGAACCGGGAGGCCACGTGGGAGGCCTAGGAAAACGGATTCTGCTGCGAAGCCCTCACAGCCTGCAAAGGTGaaggatgaggaggtggaagaGAAAATAGAGTATCCATCGGCCGCCGAATTGTTGCTTCAGCTTACATCAGTTGCTTCCGATCCGTTCAATTTCAAGGGTTATGATTCTGTGGATGTGATCTTTAGCTTCTTCTCAAAACACAAGGACTCGAAAGCGCCGAGCGAGTTGAATGATAAAGAGCTCTTGGAGATATTTGGTGGTAAGAAAGGAAGGAAAAAGTCCGTTGGAAGTTTTACCAAGGCGAAACATGAGATTGAGGCAGAACAATTGGAGTTGGAGACAGTGGATGGCCAGAGGGGCAGGAGGAAATCCGCGGGGGGCATCTACTCGGCTCGAAAGGCGGAAGATTCTTACTGGTGTGACATTATCATCAGCGATTTCGACGATGGAGATACATCAAGTGATTATGAAGGCCGCAAAAGGAAGCGGGTGTCTCAGAATAGGAATGGCAATAAGAAGACGAAGCAGGAAGTGGCACCTCAAGATGAGGCTTCTactgatcttccagataagaaacCAGCAGATGGTCCAGCAGCTTTGATTTTGTACTTTGGTAGTGCAGAATCCATTCCTTCAGTGGATCGTATCAACAATGTGTTCCGTGCTCATGGAACGATCATCGAGGGTCAAACTGAGATCACCAAGAAATCAAAGACTGCAAAAGTAGTATTCTCTAACCATGCTGATGCGGAACAAGCCTATAGCACTTCAGGAAAGTACAATGCTTTTGGTCCAGCACTTCTCACATATGAAATTAAATACCTGCCATCTGCTCCTCAAATTCCTTAG